DNA sequence from the Oryza brachyantha chromosome 5, ObraRS2, whole genome shotgun sequence genome:
GTTAAGTAATATAGTAGCCCATAAAATTGCGAAGTGAAATTTTGTTCATTcgattaaatatatttttgataacATGGTACTCTCCCAACAATGCCGGTCTGGCTGTGATATGACCCGGCCAAGATGTGACCAAAAAATTAGGCCAAGGCCATTCCAGGTGTGTTGGAAGCTGCTGAAATTCCAAATCCATGTCtcattgtatattttttatatatgtgtctagattcattaacactTATATAatccaaaaagtcttataacctAAAGGGAGGGAATAATTATTAACCGTGCAAGTTCCATAGCCCCCCTCCAAGGCCTTGTTTAggtcctaaaatttttttccaaaaacatcatattaaatttttgcacacttaaataaagcattaaacatagataaaccaaaaaactaattgcacagttacgaaaaaaaatcttaagagaaatcttttgagcctaattaaaaagtaattagccataagtgctacagtaaccaatatgtgctaatgacagattaattaggctcaaaaaattcgtatcgcggtttctagccgaaatctgaaatttgttttgtaattaaactatgtttaatacttcaaatatgtattaaaaacttaatttgatgtttttaaaaaagtttttataaactaaacatcACCCAAGTCAAAAGCCTGTGAACTATCACTCCCCACTCGGCACTCGGTCAATGCCAGTATGCCACCAACCCtcgagtgaaaaaaaaacgaaacggCCGGACGGCGAGGTAACGCTATCAGGTGGAAGTGTGGAACAAGTACAACTTGGCGATCCGACAGGGCCCACACGTCAGCCGGACCATACCAGCTTACGTGGCGCTGGAGGTCAGTGCTACATGCCACGTGTCACGTGAGCCCTCCAAGATGAGTAGCTGGCTAAATTAATGTCCCTTCAAACCGCAGCGTTGGAAATGTAAACCGGCATCTAGAAAGCTTTTCAATTAGGCGTTGTTTAggtctaaaaaatttaaaaaaaaatatcacatcaaatatttagacacttaaaaaagcattaaacataaataaaataaaaaactaattgcacagttacggaaaaatcttaagacgaatcttttaagcctaattagtccataattagccataagtgctacagtaactaacatatgctaattgcggattaattatgctcaaaagattcgtctagaAAAGTTTCAATGTTAGacgtgaaatttatttttttattcgtgtccaaaaactcatTTCAACATCTAATATAACACTTCTCCCAACATTTTTTGCAATCTAAACGGGCCTTAGTACGAGTGCTACACGAGTTCAGCGGACCAGTCAGCCTGCCGCCGCGTTTGGTCTACCTCGGCCGCGTTCGACAGCCCCGTTAGTTAACTAAGGCAATCTCGTTTTCCGTGCACACGttttctaaactactaaatgatatattttttataaaaaaattatatagaaaagttattttaaaaaaatcatattaatctattttatattttttaataattaataattgattaatcatgtattaatttattctaCTTTTTCCGTGATAAacattagttaacttatgcacCACCTACCGAACGGGCCCTTGGAGTACCACACGTATGGTGtttcatatttaattaaatgtcAGATAACAATAATTATTTTGGTAAAATTATTAGTCTGGTGTAACTTTAATTGGATATTTCATAAAACTGCATTTAGTATATGATTTTACCAAAAAGTTACAATTTTGTTAGTCTAAAAAGTTTTTGACCCATgtatcataaatatatgtttatgtaaGTTTGGCCATATGCCATACATACGAAAGGATCAggttatagttttatataaaattattggcTATTTATTGCAgcttttgaaataaaaatctaaaggTGTAGAAAGtgaaagtttttaaaaatgtaccttttttgaaatttacttGAAAGAAAACGAGCATTCCATTCCAGGATCCATCACGTTTTGCAGTATAAATAGTGCTGCACACAGCATGCCTGCTGCGACAGAGAAGAGCTGGACGTCCTGCACGTACAGCGACTTGAGTGGTCGGTCTGGTTGGCAATGAGCAGAACGCGGCAGCTTGGAGAGATGGAGCGCGGCGTCGACACGGCCCACCTCCTCATGCTgctctcgcggcggcggcacggcggactcggcgccggcggcagcgcgcggGACGGCGGTGGCACGTGCGCCCGCGTGTTCGAGTGCAGGACGTGCGGCAGGCGGTTCCCGACGTTCCAGGCGCTGGGCGGGCACCGCGCCAGCCACAAGAGGCACCGCGCCTCGCGCGCGCCACCTGACGACGGCGctctcctgccgccgccgccgccgccgccggagaaggcgcgcgagggcggcggcagcacgagggcgacggcgacggcgacggcgaaggcgaCGCACGGGTGCCCCGTCTGCGCGGTCCAGTTCCCCGTCGGGCAGGCGCTCGGCGGGCACATGCGGCGGCACCGtgcggcgcccggcgacgacgcctcCTACCCCGACGTCACGCACCGCGGCGCAGGCGCTGCGGCGCGTGTGgaggtcgacgacgacgttgAAGACGACTGCACCGGCGAGGTTTGCTTGGACCTGAGCCTGACGCCGTCGGAGAACTGCGCCAAGTGCCGCCACGCCGGGCCCGGCGCTGCGGCGAACCCCGCGCAAACAACGATTCTACTGGGCTGTCCCCTTTGAGCTCACCACTGTAGGgcgttaaattttttatacatatttaactatttttcttatttaaaaaatttacatgtttattaattatttttatatcatttatttatggttaaatatatttttatgtatatatatatatatatatatctttacatatttcttaaaaataataaaacaaatgattaaacatatatcataaaatcaacggtgtcgaATATTCAGACgaatgtcaaatatttagacgaAGAGAGTAGTATGCATTTTCGCTCTATTTCTCACGCCTTGCTAAGTTTCTATGTTTTGCTAGTACGACAGAATCAGAAGTTACTGAAAAAGAGGAGCAGAAATGCAGGAACAGCTTCACACTATTCCATGCATCGATTGATTAACTGAAAACCCAACAGCATGGACTACATTACACACTGTAGCTTGCGGTTCAACGGACTGAAATCCAACGTACAGTAGTAGCCACCCGGCAATTGCAATAGCTACGTCAAAGGCATGAGTAGTTGCTTCAAAGAATGGAAGCAAAGATAGGTACAACCACATCTGTATCACAGGTGTCTTCTTGACATTCTTTCCTATAACAGCAAGGCAGGAAACAAACAATGTCAAATAATAAGCGATCATGGAGGTCCAGCAGGCGAGCATCCCTCATGAGCCGCAGCATGTAGATCCCTGAGCTGCTGGTGCATCGGCACCCTGCTCTGTCTTGTTAATCTTGATTGTCTTGTCCTACAGTGCAAGAATACATAGTTCTTAGAACATAGAACAAGATGGTGTTTGAGGCACAATTCAGTATATGCAGTTACAGTTATCTGTACCTCAGGCTTGGAATCGGTCTCAGCAAGCCTCTGCTTAATATCACGTGCGATGGAGAAAAATACTTGCTCCACGTTAAGGTTCGTCTTGGCACTCTGGAAGGCACAGTATGGAGCAAAtcaaagcattttttttcactggaaACTGAAAAGATGAAACAATTCAGGCGAGCAACATACAGTTTCAAAAAACTTGATGCCATATTCATCAGCCAGTGCTTGTCCTTTTGCGGTAGGGACAGCCTggagaaacaacaaaaataagaaacaaataagAATCTAACTAGTAATTCTCAGGGAAACTAAACATTTAACCATCAGTAACTTCAAAGTGATGATACAGAACTAATGACTGAATgccaatgattaaaaaaaacaatgatgtACCCTTTTACTCTCGTCCATATCAGCCTTGTTGCCAACCAAAATTTTGTTGACATTATCAGAGGCGTGTTGCTCGATATTCCGAATCCAGTTCCGTATGTCTGTATGTCAAATGAAACAAAAGTCAGAATGGCAAAACAGTTCAAAATGGAATAATTAATGAATGGTTATATGTAAGAAGACAGTACTGTTGAAAGATGACTCATCCGTGACATCATAAACAAGCAGGATACCCATGGCTCCACGATAGTACGCTGAAGTAAAATGTGGTTACTCGATCAAAAGGTTCTCATTTAACTTTACAGGGTTGATATACTGAATGAAACAAGCATTATACCGGTGGTAATTGTCCGGAAACGTTCTTGACCAGCTGTGTCCCAAATTTGTAGCTTAATACGCTTTCCATCCAGTTCTATTGTTCTTATCTTGAAGTCAATACTGCACGAGCACAAATGCTACAATCAGCGTGGAGAATATAATGAATGTAAAA
Encoded proteins:
- the LOC102715208 gene encoding ras-related protein RABE1c, giving the protein MAAPPARARADYDYLIKLLLIGDSGVGKSCLLLRFSDGSFTTSFITTIGIDFKIRTIELDGKRIKLQIWDTAGQERFRTITTAYYRGAMGILLVYDVTDESSFNNIRNWIRNIEQHASDNVNKILVGNKADMDESKRAVPTAKGQALADEYGIKFFETSAKTNLNVEQVFFSIARDIKQRLAETDSKPEDKTIKINKTEQGADAPAAQGSTCCGS
- the LOC121054486 gene encoding zinc finger protein ZAT11-like, translating into MSRTRQLGEMERGVDTAHLLMLLSRRRHGGLGAGGSARDGGGTCARVFECRTCGRRFPTFQALGGHRASHKRHRASRAPPDDGALLPPPPPPPEKAREGGGSTRATATATAKATHGCPVCAVQFPVGQALGGHMRRHRAAPGDDASYPDVTHRGAGAAARVEVDDDVEDDCTGEVCLDLSLTPSENCAKCRHAGPGAAANPAQTTILLGCPL